The window GTTCGTGGTGATGCAGGCGTAATGCGTGGTGTTTGGGCCACTATCGATCTTTCTGAAACGGCAGCTGAAGCCATTAAGAGACATGAAGAAACTGTATCGTCGAAAGTAGAATTGCTTAAAGCCGATAGGAGGAGTAAGACCACAGAAAAATCGCCTATATTATTGGTGCATAAGAAAGATAAAGCTTTAGATGCATTGATTGATTATGTGGTGCGCACGCGCAAACCGCTGGCTACCGAGTGGTCGCAAATGGGACATTTTCTATATCAGGTACTCGAAGAAGAGGTGATTGAAAAATTTGTGCACCAGTTTAAAGCAATTGAAGCCGTTTACCTGGCCGATGGGCATCACCGCCTGGAAGCCGCCTGCTCCCTTCAAAAAAATATCCCTCAGCAAATCAGCTCGCTCTTTGTTTCTGCCGATGTAATTTCGATAGCCCCTTTTCACAGGATTGTTTCTGCTACCGATATTTCATGGCCAATACTGATGGAAAAGCTTGGCCAATATTATTACATTTCAAAAATCCCCAATAATAAACCTTACAAACCCGATCAGAAAAACAGGCTGGGACTTTGTTTTCAGGGAGAGTGGTATCAACTCGATTTAAATAAAGCTTGGGGATCGCTATCTGTTAAGCCCGATACGGTGATTTTGCAGGAGATGATTCTTTCGGAAGTGCTGGGGATACATCAACCTAAAGAAGATGAAAGGCTAACCTGTTTTCCCGATTGCAAATGGCCTCAGTTTCTCAGCCAATTGAGCAATGATACCCGGGCTATTGGTTTTTCTCTTTTTGCCATGACCGCCGATGCTTTTATTGCAGCCGCAGAAAAGGCTGAGTTTTTGCCACCCAAATCTACCTGGATCGCTCCTAAAGTTCCGCAAGGCTTTATGGCAAGCAGCCCCGTAGCCATTACGGCAAAAGGAGAACAGTTACGGATGAATTAATAAAATAAATGCAATGTTCGATCTCGATTTAGAAAGCATAGGACAAGTAACCGCCACGGTGTTAATTGTTGGCTTTTTTGTAGTCGCCTGGTATAAAAGGCGGTATTAAGGCAGGCTATGCCTTTAATAAAAG is drawn from Pedobacter sp. HDW13 and contains these coding sequences:
- a CDS encoding DUF1015 family protein, with the protein product MIKISPLKALRPGKGIFDLMISDQVNGKGHKNEQLSFEDIINLFGCALDDQPAIYIYEVRGDAGVMRGVWATIDLSETAAEAIKRHEETVSSKVELLKADRRSKTTEKSPILLVHKKDKALDALIDYVVRTRKPLATEWSQMGHFLYQVLEEEVIEKFVHQFKAIEAVYLADGHHRLEAACSLQKNIPQQISSLFVSADVISIAPFHRIVSATDISWPILMEKLGQYYYISKIPNNKPYKPDQKNRLGLCFQGEWYQLDLNKAWGSLSVKPDTVILQEMILSEVLGIHQPKEDERLTCFPDCKWPQFLSQLSNDTRAIGFSLFAMTADAFIAAAEKAEFLPPKSTWIAPKVPQGFMASSPVAITAKGEQLRMN